From a single Desulfomicrobium apsheronum genomic region:
- a CDS encoding phosphoethanolamine transferase, with the protein MDLIISITLFSICISSFFINKKYLFSMIICMWIWYLVQFVAITPLDPKYIIILYGICFVPSIIVSIRSNNRFYGYFSAFFKFLMLLICFIFIVMSSLVMSYYHVYGQFGETQLLGVLQTNVNESLEGLKIFVGLRFFVYFILFCTLINIPGILSRFSRIKCSNLNNLKLSVRFAMSLLSVVYVAYVCLHQDFDQKNMMVRLVKSYFKTYKRSFEIVEQRKSIQVPDYVLRSVAENKTIILVVGESVTRNHMGAYGYFRDTTPWLNQQVEEGKALLFENAFSSHALTALTVPLILSESGQKHFDDIPTLPSVINILSKFNFNTYWFSNQGQLQGALYLFPLLNESKFKYFSTVQYLNRSKKYDFELIDHIRKNVDFSKSNFVVVHLMGSHFHYKYRYPKDFTPNLQDIEIGFYGIHKPDKIDKIDSYDKSIAYTDYFLESLSKTFKDDDNVAIVYVSDHGESVVGNFQHDYSKEMNTDIFSIPFFVWTSNGFINNFKSDLNILMKYVGNYFTNDRTNDIIKYLSGIDVKLSDVFYSSYEDVYILHGKKKLQDITTGVIKDNVERIRSHFDSLCISGKTNTLKKIMIAEESGFDGVEIDLMYDELSENLLVADQHKNSGLALNIYLNQMKNWNYKRLLLRINNISHDNYARVLAILNNLNVNYNIIDKTLLLLPLDKTMSSMGNWNLLRNFDIYNKGDDKNCIYLLNREEIDIDFNKFISGGKFVYFLDDLNIIKKTNMMMGSNTFDFVVYKVVTDGEL; encoded by the coding sequence ATGGATCTAATCATATCAATTACATTGTTTTCAATTTGTATTTCAAGTTTTTTTATAAATAAGAAATATTTGTTTTCTATGATTATTTGTATGTGGATATGGTATTTAGTTCAATTTGTAGCGATCACGCCTCTAGATCCAAAGTATATAATTATATTGTATGGCATATGCTTTGTTCCATCGATTATCGTCTCTATTCGAAGTAATAATAGATTTTATGGATATTTTTCTGCTTTTTTTAAATTTTTAATGCTTTTAATTTGTTTTATTTTTATTGTGATGTCTTCTTTGGTGATGTCGTATTATCATGTATACGGTCAATTTGGGGAGACTCAGCTTCTTGGAGTTCTTCAAACAAACGTCAATGAGTCTTTAGAGGGTTTGAAAATATTTGTGGGGTTAAGATTTTTTGTATACTTCATATTATTTTGCACTTTAATCAATATTCCAGGTATTTTAAGTAGATTTTCACGTATTAAATGTAGTAATTTAAATAATTTGAAATTATCTGTAAGATTTGCGATGAGCTTATTGTCAGTTGTTTATGTAGCTTATGTGTGTCTACATCAAGATTTTGACCAAAAGAATATGATGGTAAGACTTGTAAAGTCATATTTTAAAACATATAAAAGAAGTTTTGAAATTGTCGAGCAGAGAAAGAGTATTCAAGTGCCCGATTATGTATTGAGGTCTGTTGCGGAAAATAAAACGATCATTCTTGTCGTAGGAGAGTCAGTTACCAGGAATCATATGGGAGCATATGGGTATTTCAGAGATACGACACCTTGGCTGAATCAACAGGTTGAAGAGGGAAAGGCTCTTTTATTTGAAAACGCATTTTCATCCCACGCACTTACTGCGTTGACTGTTCCCTTGATTTTAAGTGAATCCGGGCAAAAACATTTTGATGATATTCCAACTCTTCCTTCTGTCATAAATATTTTAAGTAAATTCAATTTTAATACATACTGGTTTTCAAATCAAGGTCAGCTCCAGGGAGCATTATACTTGTTTCCACTTTTGAATGAATCTAAATTTAAGTATTTTTCCACTGTGCAATATTTAAATAGGTCTAAAAAATATGATTTTGAGTTGATTGATCATATTCGAAAGAACGTCGACTTTTCAAAATCAAATTTTGTTGTCGTTCACTTGATGGGAAGTCATTTTCATTACAAATATAGGTATCCTAAAGATTTCACTCCTAATCTTCAGGACATTGAGATTGGGTTTTACGGAATTCATAAACCAGACAAGATAGATAAAATCGATTCTTATGATAAAAGTATTGCATACACAGATTATTTTTTGGAATCATTGTCAAAAACATTTAAAGATGATGATAATGTAGCAATTGTATATGTTAGTGATCATGGTGAAAGTGTGGTTGGAAATTTCCAACACGATTATTCTAAAGAAATGAATACAGATATATTTTCTATTCCTTTTTTTGTATGGACTTCAAATGGATTTATAAATAATTTTAAAAGTGATTTAAATATCTTAATGAAATATGTTGGTAATTATTTTACGAATGATAGGACGAATGATATTATCAAGTATTTATCTGGAATTGACGTTAAGTTGAGTGATGTTTTTTATTCTAGCTATGAGGATGTATATATATTACATGGCAAGAAAAAATTACAAGACATCACTACTGGAGTCATTAAGGATAATGTTGAGAGAATCAGATCGCATTTCGACAGTCTCTGTATTTCAGGAAAAACAAACACTCTTAAAAAAATTATGATCGCAGAAGAAAGCGGGTTTGATGGTGTTGAAATTGATTTAATGTATGACGAACTTAGTGAAAATTTATTAGTCGCTGATCAACATAAAAATTCAGGCTTGGCTCTGAATATTTATTTAAATCAAATGAAAAATTGGAACTATAAACGTCTTTTGCTTCGAATAAATAATATTTCTCATGATAATTATGCCAGAGTATTGGCAATATTAAATAATTTGAATGTCAATTATAATATAATTGACAAAACATTGCTCTTACTTCCTCTTGATAAGACGATGTCGAGTATGGGTAATTGGAATTTGTTGCGAAATTTTGATATATATAATAAGGGTGATGATAAAAATTGCATATATTTATTAAACAGAGAAGAGATTGATATTGATTTTAATAAGTTCATTTCAGGAGGAAAATTTGTTTATTTTTTAGATGATTTGAATATTATTAAGAAAACTAATATGATGATGGGTAGCAACACTTTCGATTTCGTTGTTTACAAGGTTGTCACTGATGGCGAACTTTAG
- a CDS encoding ISL3 family transposase: MRDTELYAQILGVKAPWFVDKVDLKVSENSVDIWLDHGPGERWPCPECGKLLPCRDHAGERVWRHLDTCQFKMLLHARVPRVECPEHGVHQALVPWAEPRSRFTLLMERWIIDVLTERTTVEGSRRLLKLTWDEVWGVMERAVRRGLSRKEARPIHYLGVDEKAFRKGHSYMTIVCDLMRSTVEHVSEERKKSSLEEYYRRLSPGQLESIRAIAMDMWEPYFTATMAHVPDAGAKIVHDRFHVMENILTFCRHRITNGVAEGLNSKIMSIKRKACGYSNKDHFKTAIYFFCGGLDLYPSSV, from the coding sequence ATGAGAGACACCGAACTTTACGCGCAGATTCTTGGAGTCAAAGCCCCTTGGTTTGTTGATAAGGTTGATCTGAAAGTATCCGAGAATAGTGTTGATATTTGGTTAGATCATGGCCCAGGGGAGCGCTGGCCCTGCCCAGAATGCGGCAAGCTTCTGCCCTGTCGGGACCATGCAGGGGAACGAGTCTGGCGCCATCTGGATACGTGTCAGTTCAAGATGTTACTTCATGCCCGAGTTCCGCGAGTGGAATGTCCGGAGCATGGAGTGCACCAGGCGCTTGTGCCCTGGGCTGAACCACGGTCGCGCTTCACGTTGCTCATGGAACGCTGGATCATAGATGTGCTCACAGAGCGCACGACAGTGGAAGGCTCTCGGCGCTTGCTGAAACTCACATGGGATGAGGTTTGGGGAGTAATGGAGCGGGCTGTTCGACGAGGCCTTTCACGCAAGGAGGCCCGTCCGATTCATTATCTCGGAGTGGACGAGAAAGCATTCCGCAAAGGGCACTCCTACATGACCATCGTCTGCGATCTTATGCGAAGCACGGTCGAGCATGTTTCTGAAGAGCGGAAGAAGAGCAGCCTGGAGGAATATTACCGCAGGCTCTCGCCAGGCCAACTGGAATCCATAAGGGCCATCGCGATGGATATGTGGGAGCCATATTTCACGGCGACCATGGCGCATGTGCCGGATGCCGGAGCCAAAATCGTCCACGACAGATTTCATGTCATGGAAAATATCCTGACTTTCTGCCGCCACCGGATCACCAACGGCGTCGCCGAAGGGTTGAACAGCAAGATCATGAGCATCAAGCGAAAGGCGTGTGGGTACAGCAACAAGGATCATTTCAAGACGGCGATCTATTTTTTCTGCGGCGGACTCGATCTGTACCCGAGTTCAGTTTGA